A genome region from Halococcus hamelinensis 100A6 includes the following:
- a CDS encoding DUF7511 domain-containing protein — MMGLARTTPGDDRPGPPSVPGSRSELSAVVETTEDGRRSCTIYPTDATGVDRMSQWITANGDSFVELGAAE; from the coding sequence ATGATGGGGCTGGCCCGGACGACACCAGGCGACGACCGGCCCGGTCCACCCTCGGTTCCCGGCAGTCGGTCTGAGCTGAGTGCCGTCGTCGAGACCACCGAAGACGGGCGGCGGAGCTGCACGATCTACCCGACCGACGCGACCGGGGTCGACCGCATGTCCCAGTGGATCACGGCGAACGGGGATTCGTTCGTCGAGCTCGGGGCGGCCGAATGA